Proteins from a genomic interval of Desulfitibacter alkalitolerans DSM 16504:
- a CDS encoding methyltetrahydrofolate cobalamin methyltransferase, with protein sequence MLIIGERINGMFTDIKKAIQEKDPKSVQEWAKRQEEGGAHYLDINVGPGSADRVGAMRWLVEVTQEASELPLCLDSTDFKAIEEGLKLCKKPAIINSTSAEREKIEVSFPLAVKYNASIIGLTMDKKGIPKDSDSRLAFAMELVAAADEFGLPMENLIIDPLILPANVAQDHAPEVLKTLQQIKMLANPAPKTVLGLSNVSQNCADRHLINRVYLAMAMACGLDMAIADANDDDLMEVAATGEILLNQNIYCDSYVKLFKTRNRS encoded by the coding sequence ATGCTTATTATCGGTGAAAGAATTAACGGTATGTTTACAGACATTAAAAAGGCAATTCAAGAAAAAGATCCTAAATCTGTTCAAGAATGGGCAAAAAGACAAGAAGAAGGTGGAGCCCATTATCTAGACATTAACGTAGGACCTGGTTCTGCTGATAGAGTTGGTGCAATGAGATGGTTGGTAGAAGTTACTCAAGAAGCCTCTGAACTTCCATTATGCTTGGATTCTACTGACTTTAAAGCCATTGAAGAAGGCCTAAAGCTTTGCAAAAAGCCTGCAATAATTAACTCCACTTCCGCTGAAAGAGAGAAAATTGAAGTTTCTTTCCCATTGGCTGTTAAATATAATGCTTCAATCATTGGTCTAACAATGGACAAAAAGGGTATTCCAAAGGATTCAGATTCCAGGCTGGCTTTTGCTATGGAATTAGTTGCTGCAGCTGATGAGTTTGGTCTTCCAATGGAAAACCTAATTATTGACCCCCTGATTTTACCAGCAAATGTAGCTCAGGATCATGCCCCTGAAGTATTAAAAACCTTACAGCAAATTAAGATGTTAGCAAATCCTGCACCAAAGACAGTTTTAGGCTTATCTAATGTTTCCCAAAACTGTGCTGACAGACACTTAATTAACAGAGTTTACTTGGCTATGGCCATGGCATGTGGTTTAGATATGGCTATTGCTGATGCAAATGACGATGACTTAATGGAAGTTGCAGCAACTGGAGAAATTCTTCTAAATCAAAATATTTACTGCGACTCCTATGTTAAATTATTTAAAACGAGAAATCGTTCCTAA
- a CDS encoding methylenetetrahydrofolate reductase C-terminal domain-containing protein, which translates to MENRFKNSLLDKNTMSITWEVVPGRGAREKAQEVAMEAAEIAAKSGRIHAITITDNPGGNPAILADTLGMEMLKLGIEPLVHFTCKDKNRNQLESQLYSMDRAGVRNLLVMTGDYPVSGYEGRPKPVFDLDPIHVCKLINDMNHGLEVQGFKGTIKHASSDFFPGVAVSPFKANEAELMAQYFKLKKKIAGGAQFVVTNLGYDARKFHEVIQFMRLNNLNVPIVGNLYILPYGAAKIMNENKLPGCVVTDKLLAQLNEEKNAPDKGVEARMLRAAKMYAFMKGMGFDGVHIGGHGIKFEQVEYILEKGEELSANWMDYIHEFDFPMPDGFYLYEKDSKTGLNTENLANTKGRPLDTPVGGVYRVSRVVHNLMFEPGKNFFGLMRGISKSVDGSSMEKVYHGLEHIAKVVMYDCKDCGDCALSDLAYVCPMSQCPKNQRNGACGGSYYGWCEVHPNKRKCIYVKAYSRLKNYGEEKQLDSYHVAPCNWDLYQTSSWINFYLGKDHSAERLGIKKPEK; encoded by the coding sequence ATGGAGAACCGTTTTAAAAATTCACTTTTAGACAAGAATACCATGTCAATCACATGGGAAGTAGTACCAGGCAGGGGGGCCAGAGAAAAAGCCCAGGAAGTAGCCATGGAGGCTGCCGAAATAGCTGCAAAAAGTGGAAGAATCCATGCAATTACAATTACCGATAACCCAGGTGGTAATCCTGCAATTTTAGCAGATACACTTGGAATGGAAATGCTTAAATTAGGCATTGAGCCCCTTGTGCATTTCACATGTAAAGACAAGAACCGTAACCAGTTAGAAAGTCAGCTTTATTCTATGGATAGAGCAGGGGTTCGTAATCTTTTAGTTATGACTGGTGACTATCCTGTTTCCGGCTATGAGGGAAGACCAAAGCCAGTTTTTGACTTGGATCCGATTCATGTTTGTAAGCTAATTAATGATATGAACCATGGTCTTGAGGTTCAAGGCTTTAAGGGCACTATAAAGCACGCAAGTAGTGACTTTTTCCCAGGAGTTGCTGTTTCACCTTTTAAAGCTAATGAAGCTGAGCTTATGGCCCAGTATTTTAAATTAAAAAAGAAAATAGCTGGTGGAGCTCAATTTGTTGTTACAAACCTTGGCTATGATGCTAGAAAGTTTCATGAAGTTATTCAGTTTATGAGACTAAACAATTTAAACGTGCCAATAGTTGGAAACCTATATATATTACCTTATGGCGCTGCGAAAATAATGAATGAGAACAAGCTTCCAGGATGTGTTGTAACTGATAAACTGTTAGCTCAATTAAATGAGGAAAAGAATGCACCAGATAAGGGTGTAGAAGCTAGAATGCTGCGAGCTGCAAAAATGTATGCGTTCATGAAAGGTATGGGCTTTGATGGAGTTCATATTGGTGGCCATGGAATTAAATTTGAGCAGGTAGAATATATTTTGGAAAAAGGCGAGGAATTAAGTGCCAATTGGATGGACTACATTCATGAATTTGATTTCCCAATGCCTGATGGTTTTTATTTATACGAAAAGGACTCAAAAACAGGTTTAAATACTGAGAATCTAGCAAATACAAAGGGCCGACCCCTTGATACTCCAGTAGGCGGTGTATATAGAGTTTCCAGAGTTGTTCACAATCTGATGTTTGAGCCAGGAAAAAATTTCTTTGGCCTTATGCGCGGCATTTCAAAATCTGTAGATGGTTCATCAATGGAAAAGGTTTATCATGGGCTTGAGCACATTGCAAAGGTCGTGATGTATGACTGTAAAGATTGTGGTGACTGTGCCCTGTCAGATCTGGCATATGTGTGTCCCATGTCACAGTGTCCTAAAAATCAGCGTAATGGAGCATGTGGTGGCAGTTACTATGGTTGGTGTGAAGTCCATCCTAATAAGAGAAAATGTATTTATGTAAAAGCTTACTCAAGGCTAAAGAATTATGGAGAAGAAAAACAACTAGACTCCTATCATGTTGCGCCATGTAACTGGGATCTATACCAAACATCATCATGGATAAACTTTTATTTAGGAAAAGACCATTCAGCAGAGCGTCTTGGAATTAAAAAGCCTGAAAAATAA
- a CDS encoding Lrp/AsnC family transcriptional regulator: MRYKILEILEKNGRLDYKQIAAMLDLNENDIKNEILAMEQEGIILQYGALINWDKAGKNDVVTALIDVRVTPQRDVGFDELAAKIYKYPEVKSVFLMSGTYDFSVQIVGKSLKEVAEFVHKKLAIIEGVQNTTTHFVLKKYKVADVILEDNEKDRRQVITP; this comes from the coding sequence ATGCGTTATAAAATATTGGAAATCTTAGAGAAAAATGGTCGCCTGGATTATAAACAAATAGCTGCCATGCTAGATCTTAATGAAAATGACATTAAAAATGAAATTCTTGCCATGGAGCAAGAGGGTATTATCCTTCAATATGGAGCTTTAATTAACTGGGATAAGGCTGGAAAAAATGATGTTGTTACTGCTCTTATTGATGTTAGGGTCACACCCCAAAGAGACGTAGGCTTTGATGAATTAGCTGCAAAAATATACAAATATCCAGAGGTTAAATCAGTATTTTTAATGTCCGGTACTTATGATTTTTCGGTGCAGATTGTTGGAAAAAGTTTAAAAGAGGTTGCAGAGTTTGTTCACAAAAAACTTGCCATAATAGAAGGGGTTCAAAATACTACTACCCATTTTGTATTGAAGAAATATAAAGTTGCAGACGTAATTTTAGAGGATAATGAAAAGGATAGACGGCAGGTGATTACTCCATGA
- a CDS encoding aminotransferase class I/II-fold pyridoxal phosphate-dependent enzyme: MSDSSRFLCQRVKDIPPSGIRKFFDLVAGTPGVISLGVGEPDFVTPWHVREACNHSLSQGYTMYTSNKGLPELRNELRKFINREYSLDYCPENQILITVGASEGVDLAVRAITNPGDEVLVCEPSYVSYKPCVTLAGGTPVPIQTEEKYAFKLQPHQLRGAITPKTKAIIFCYPNNPTGGIMDREDLEAIRDIIIENDLLVISDEIYSKLTYGKQHVSIATLPQMQERTIILNGFSKAQAMTGWRIGYAFGPEPLIAAMVKIHQYTMLCAPIMGQKAAIESLKNGDDYINQMYHEYDKRRRLVYNSFKDMGLDSFEPEGAFYIFPNITRTGLTSEEFAEKLLGEEQVAVVPGTAFGLGGEGHIRCSYASSVANLVEAMKRIERFVEKRINGR, from the coding sequence ATGAGTGACAGCAGTAGATTTTTATGCCAGAGGGTAAAGGATATACCACCATCGGGGATTAGAAAATTTTTTGATTTGGTAGCTGGAACTCCTGGGGTAATATCTTTAGGTGTAGGTGAGCCAGATTTTGTAACACCCTGGCATGTAAGGGAAGCTTGTAACCACTCCCTTTCCCAGGGATACACAATGTATACTTCCAATAAGGGATTACCTGAGTTACGAAACGAACTAAGAAAATTTATAAATAGAGAATATTCTCTGGATTATTGTCCAGAAAATCAAATTTTGATAACAGTTGGTGCAAGTGAAGGGGTTGACCTGGCTGTAAGGGCTATAACTAATCCTGGAGATGAAGTATTAGTTTGTGAACCTTCTTATGTTTCATACAAACCATGTGTAACCCTTGCCGGAGGCACACCTGTACCCATCCAAACTGAAGAAAAATATGCCTTTAAATTACAGCCCCATCAACTAAGGGGAGCCATTACACCTAAAACAAAGGCAATTATATTTTGCTATCCTAACAATCCTACTGGTGGGATTATGGATAGGGAAGACTTAGAGGCTATTAGAGACATAATCATTGAAAATGATTTACTTGTTATAAGTGATGAGATTTATAGTAAGCTTACCTATGGTAAACAGCATGTCTCCATTGCAACCCTTCCGCAGATGCAGGAGAGAACAATTATCTTAAATGGTTTTTCCAAAGCCCAGGCTATGACAGGGTGGAGAATTGGTTATGCCTTTGGTCCTGAGCCTTTGATAGCAGCCATGGTAAAAATACACCAGTATACCATGCTATGTGCCCCAATAATGGGCCAAAAAGCTGCAATCGAATCTCTAAAAAATGGTGATGACTATATTAATCAAATGTATCATGAATATGATAAAAGAAGGCGTTTAGTTTATAATTCTTTTAAGGATATGGGCCTGGATTCTTTCGAACCAGAAGGAGCCTTTTATATCTTTCCTAATATCACCAGAACTGGCTTAACCTCTGAGGAGTTTGCAGAAAAACTGCTAGGGGAGGAACAAGTAGCTGTAGTTCCTGGTACTGCATTTGGTCTTGGTGGAGAAGGGCATATCCGTTGTTCATATGCTTCTTCTGTAGCTAACCTTGTTGAAGCCATGAAGCGAATTGAGAGGTTTGTTGAGAAAAGAATTAATGGAAGATAA
- the trkA gene encoding Trk system potassium transporter TrkA, translating into MKTIIIGAGKVGFSIAQMLSYANHDVVVIENNSERKQIVEENLDVQTILGSGGSISILHEAGICDAQLLVAVTEYDELNMVACLLGKKLGVKKTVARVRNPEYVDNNQISADALGIDLVINPEQVTAEMIGKLAEVPEAINVDYYADGKVQMVEVQLTKDSPVAYKRLMDIKFPKPNLIVAILRNEKMIIPRGQDQLKPNDLVFVLAETTNMVAIEKVLGKERIKTENVTILGGGRIGFYLAKLLEKKGYTVKLIEKSIEVCKEISQKLSNTLVLQGDGSDISLLEEEEVGQADFFVAVTNDDKVNLLVSIIAKHLGAKRTIAQIRRTEYVPLVEKVGIDVAVSPRLLTAGAILRFIRKGDIVSVSLIGGAKAEMIELIAQSHSKVTGKPLKNLNFPKDAIIGAVVRDNNVIVPTGMDIINPHDRVIVFALPKAIAKVEEFFLQK; encoded by the coding sequence ATGAAGACTATTATTATTGGAGCAGGAAAGGTTGGCTTTAGTATAGCTCAAATGCTAAGCTATGCTAATCATGATGTTGTAGTGATAGAAAATAATAGCGAGAGAAAGCAAATAGTAGAAGAAAATCTGGATGTACAAACCATTCTTGGCAGTGGAGGAAGTATATCTATACTTCATGAGGCAGGAATATGTGATGCCCAGCTGTTGGTTGCAGTAACGGAATATGATGAGTTAAATATGGTTGCTTGTTTGCTCGGAAAAAAACTGGGTGTCAAAAAAACCGTTGCCAGGGTGAGAAATCCAGAATATGTGGATAATAATCAAATTTCTGCTGACGCCCTTGGAATAGATCTAGTGATTAACCCTGAACAAGTTACTGCAGAGATGATTGGTAAGCTTGCTGAAGTACCAGAGGCAATAAATGTTGACTATTATGCTGACGGCAAGGTTCAGATGGTTGAAGTACAGCTTACTAAAGACTCACCTGTTGCCTATAAAAGATTAATGGATATAAAATTCCCAAAACCAAACCTAATTGTTGCAATACTACGTAATGAAAAAATGATTATTCCCCGTGGTCAGGATCAACTAAAGCCCAATGACCTGGTGTTTGTACTTGCTGAAACCACTAATATGGTGGCCATTGAGAAGGTATTAGGCAAGGAAAGAATAAAGACAGAAAATGTCACCATATTAGGTGGCGGGAGAATTGGCTTTTACCTTGCCAAGCTATTAGAAAAAAAAGGTTATACAGTTAAACTAATAGAAAAAAGTATTGAGGTTTGTAAAGAAATATCTCAAAAGCTTTCCAACACGTTAGTTCTACAAGGAGATGGCTCTGACATATCCTTACTGGAAGAGGAAGAGGTGGGGCAAGCAGACTTTTTCGTTGCTGTTACCAATGATGATAAGGTAAATCTCCTTGTTTCTATCATTGCTAAACATCTTGGTGCTAAAAGAACCATTGCACAAATAAGAAGGACTGAGTATGTTCCCCTTGTAGAAAAAGTTGGGATAGATGTTGCTGTTAGCCCCAGACTCCTAACTGCAGGTGCCATATTACGATTTATAAGAAAGGGAGATATTGTATCTGTCTCCTTAATTGGTGGCGCAAAAGCAGAAATGATTGAGCTTATAGCACAAAGCCATTCAAAGGTAACAGGAAAACCATTAAAGAATTTAAACTTTCCAAAGGATGCAATTATTGGTGCTGTTGTTAGAGATAATAATGTAATAGTTCCAACTGGTATGGATATTATTAATCCCCATGATAGGGTTATTGTTTTTGCCCTGCCAAAAGCAATAGCAAAAGTAGAAGAATTTTTCTTGCAAAAATAA
- a CDS encoding DnaD domain-containing protein has product MSENSSLCLKDLLNEKPIVISQLLLKHYADIDMDEVELVVVLQLLRFRECLGQTYPTIDELQKSMTLGCDQIRATLARLIEKGLISVVHSSTEKYHGKSSYVLEPLWDKLLNVWQSNKVNASSSNTLSSENLKSVYGTFEKEFGRYLSPIESSKIVQWCTSDGFSSDIILEALERAVLQGALSFKYIDSILKTWDSLQLRTIEEINNYEKQFKEKRKVKNVNLRPKQKPHDKFSQIYVT; this is encoded by the coding sequence ATGAGCGAAAATTCCAGCCTTTGTCTAAAGGATTTATTGAACGAAAAACCAATAGTTATATCCCAGTTACTTTTAAAACACTATGCAGATATTGATATGGATGAAGTAGAACTAGTAGTGGTATTGCAGTTGTTAAGATTTAGGGAATGCCTGGGGCAGACATATCCTACCATTGACGAACTCCAAAAAAGTATGACCCTTGGCTGCGACCAAATAAGAGCAACCCTTGCTCGTTTAATTGAAAAGGGGTTAATTTCTGTAGTTCACTCATCAACTGAAAAGTACCATGGAAAAAGCTCTTATGTTCTTGAACCCTTATGGGATAAATTGCTTAATGTATGGCAAAGCAACAAAGTAAATGCTTCTTCTAGCAATACGTTATCTTCTGAAAACTTAAAAAGTGTATATGGCACTTTTGAAAAGGAATTTGGCAGGTATCTATCTCCCATTGAAAGCAGCAAGATTGTTCAGTGGTGTACGTCAGATGGATTTTCTAGTGATATTATTCTGGAAGCCTTGGAAAGGGCAGTTTTACAAGGTGCTTTAAGCTTTAAATACATTGATTCAATCCTTAAAACATGGGATAGTCTACAGTTACGAACCATAGAGGAAATTAATAATTATGAAAAACAGTTTAAGGAAAAAAGAAAAGTTAAAAATGTAAATCTAAGACCAAAGCAGAAACCACACGATAAATTCTCTCAAATATATGTTACCTAA
- a CDS encoding ATP-binding protein, whose amino-acid sequence MYQCKKCNDRGIVLHQGVAYRCSCWSQKVLDLKIKRANLSVNFDNAKFSNFKLDYYPNTIPPDGEATYKERANKALLAAKGFVNEIKAKKFKKGLFFCGPVGSGKTFLASAIARELILNNHDVLFVVVPDFLDALRFTFDKNDEGFREKDLMDVVWNIPILILDDLGAHNYTQWTLNKIYSLLNYRLNHKLPTVITSNLSLNELENLLGDRTCSRIIALCNIFRLLVPKDIRYIQSLNNMIT is encoded by the coding sequence ATGTATCAATGTAAAAAATGCAATGACAGGGGAATAGTGCTACACCAAGGAGTAGCCTATCGCTGCAGCTGTTGGTCACAAAAGGTACTTGATTTAAAGATAAAAAGAGCCAACCTAAGCGTTAATTTTGATAATGCTAAATTTAGTAATTTTAAACTGGATTATTATCCCAATACCATACCCCCTGATGGTGAAGCCACCTATAAAGAAAGGGCCAATAAAGCTCTGCTGGCGGCAAAAGGTTTTGTTAATGAAATAAAAGCTAAAAAGTTTAAAAAAGGTTTGTTTTTTTGTGGTCCTGTGGGTAGTGGGAAAACCTTTTTAGCATCAGCTATAGCAAGGGAGCTAATTCTCAATAACCATGATGTGCTCTTTGTTGTTGTTCCTGATTTTTTGGATGCATTAAGATTTACCTTTGATAAAAATGATGAAGGCTTTAGGGAAAAAGACCTGATGGATGTAGTATGGAATATTCCCATATTGATACTAGATGATTTAGGTGCCCATAATTATACACAATGGACTCTTAATAAAATATACTCACTTCTTAACTATCGACTAAATCATAAACTGCCCACAGTGATTACATCTAATTTGTCACTTAATGAACTAGAAAACTTGCTGGGAGATCGAACATGCTCTAGAATCATTGCCCTATGTAATATTTTTAGACTTCTTGTACCAAAGGATATTAGATATATTCAAAGCTTAAATAATATGATTACATAA
- a CDS encoding DDE-type integrase/transposase/recombinase: protein MGELPIKREDAVAFFRYQVISEMLDAKPGFIEATAKKLAKQQFHDALNKRIVTFCERTIFKYYSNYKKHGFDGLKPKIRSDKGTHPGIDEKVITDILELKKELPSRSAAKIITMLTLAGKLEENSLHVRTVNRILNQYGYTRDSLTKDKRLYIKHEKDRICAMWQSDVMTAFYIPDGNNGRKLAYLIGIIDDHSRRIMHSEFYLDSKLPRLEDTLKKAVTKYGSSDSLYVDNGKIFISEQFKLICARLGIKLKFGTPYHAAGRGKIERYWKTVQDCFIPEVKKQPVKSLSELNDLYFAWMKVEYDDKLHSSIGMSPKKRWDESLNAGN from the coding sequence ATGGGGGAACTCCCAATTAAGCGTGAAGATGCAGTTGCCTTTTTTAGATACCAGGTAATATCTGAGATGCTAGATGCAAAGCCTGGATTTATAGAAGCCACTGCTAAAAAACTTGCAAAGCAACAGTTTCATGATGCTCTAAACAAACGCATAGTTACCTTTTGCGAAAGAACGATTTTTAAGTACTACTCAAATTACAAAAAGCATGGATTTGATGGCCTAAAGCCCAAGATTAGAAGTGATAAGGGTACTCACCCTGGGATTGATGAAAAAGTAATCACAGATATCCTTGAATTAAAAAAGGAGCTTCCCAGTCGATCTGCAGCAAAGATTATCACCATGCTTACCCTAGCAGGTAAATTAGAAGAAAACTCTCTACATGTAAGAACCGTAAACAGGATCCTTAATCAGTATGGGTATACCAGAGATAGTCTAACTAAAGATAAAAGGCTATACATAAAACATGAAAAGGATAGAATCTGCGCCATGTGGCAGTCAGATGTCATGACAGCATTTTATATACCAGATGGTAACAATGGCAGAAAGCTCGCTTACCTTATTGGCATAATTGATGATCATAGTAGAAGGATTATGCACTCTGAGTTTTACTTAGACTCCAAATTACCAAGACTTGAAGATACATTGAAAAAAGCAGTGACAAAGTATGGTTCTAGTGATTCTCTTTATGTGGACAATGGAAAAATTTTTATATCAGAGCAGTTTAAGCTAATATGTGCAAGGCTTGGCATTAAGTTAAAGTTTGGAACCCCATACCACGCAGCTGGTCGTGGGAAAATTGAGAGGTACTGGAAAACTGTACAAGATTGTTTTATACCCGAGGTCAAAAAGCAGCCTGTTAAGTCTCTATCAGAGCTTAATGATCTGTATTTTGCCTGGATGAAGGTTGAGTATGATGATAAGCTCCACTCGTCTATTGGTATGTCACCTAAAAAAAGGTGGGATGAGTCATTAAATGCTGGCAATAA